Genomic window (Spiroplasma sabaudiense Ar-1343):
CTTCAAAAACCGGAGTTCTAGAATTTCCTTCTACTATTTTTCTGTTTGAAAGTTTCTCAATACCGGATTTAATTTCTTTTTTAGAATTCTCCATCGAACCATTTTCTAAAGTATCTGCAACTTCATGGAAACTAGCATCATTACCCCTTGCTCAGTTAAATCTATCGTTAGGTTCTGTGTTTATTCCTCCAAGCCAAAAATTAAATAAATTTTTTATCTCTTCTCCCCCAACCTTATCACTAATTATTTCATTTGTTTGCCTAAAATTAAATTTAAAGTCATAAAAAACCATTCTTTCATTGGTGGCAGTATTTTCTATTAAAACTTCATCAAAAATAAAAGTATAACTTTTATCATAGCTTGGGTACTTATCAGTGCCTAATGATTTTTTTAAATTTGGTGTTCCTAATGTTGAGTCAACTCAAATAAAATCCTTGGTTCCTAAATCAATAGTCTTAGACATTTCCCAGACTATTTTTTTTATAAATAGACATTCAATTATATCGTTAGTTGAATTAAATACATTAAAATCTTCAGTACCCAACCCTTTTGGATCACTTATAAAAATAAAATCACCTTCGTAAGTGAATTCCTTATTTTCTTCAAAAAAATTACTCACATTTTCTTCGTTAAACTCTAGTTTTTCCTCTGGTTTTACTAGTTCTTGACAAGCCACAACACTAATTGTTGAAGCTATAAGCATAGATGTTGAACCCAGTATACTTAATATCTTTTTCATTTTTCTCTCCTTTTATAAAATATTTATTTAATATAAAAT
Coding sequences:
- a CDS encoding lipoprotein is translated as MKKILSILGSTSMLIASTISVVACQELVKPEEKLEFNEENVSNFFEENKEFTYEGDFIFISDPKGLGTEDFNVFNSTNDIIECLFIKKIVWEMSKTIDLGTKDFIWVDSTLGTPNLKKSLGTDKYPSYDKSYTFIFDEVLIENTATNERMVFYDFKFNFRQTNEIISDKVGGEEIKNLFNFWLGGINTEPNDRFNWARGNDASFHEVADTLENGSMENSKKEIKSGIEKLSNRKIVEGNSRTPVFEEYRFTVEIEDVKSLPNKSTKFVFANISGVATFPNINNGQKANFSGNWGFWKKRVNQ